ATGATCATTATTTCTGGTAGTCCTATATCAAAATGGCACTTGTTATTTCATCTAAATATATCTTGGCAATCCTTTTAATAATCTTTCTGGATGTGAATATAATTAATGGCGTTGAAGCTTCTCATGAAGTTTTTCCTCAACTTGAATCTGTTTCAGCAGTCAATGTTCAGTTAATCCACAGAACTGGTTACCATTTTCAACCTGTAAAGCATTGGATCAACGGTATATATGCAAATTAACATTCTTACTTTATTAGTTGTCATTTCATTCATAAGCTTGATGGGGTAACCTAATGGTAAAGATTTATCCTCTGTCGTCTCGTCGGTGCGATTCTCACTCATACTTGATTGTCACTCCATTCCTACGTCAACAGCTTTTACCATGCATGTATAATTATGTTTTTCTATATGTTTATGACTACTGACTAGTGACCTGATTGGCCTACACTTCTAAGAAACTCTTCAACATACAATAATTGTGTTAGGGTATCTATACATGTAGACCTAATTCTTTTTACTTCTTTTTTTCATGTTGCATGTTCAATGCGGGCGATTAAACAAACAAACTTACAGATCCGAATGGTATGTTAAAAATGATCTATATGAAATACTAAAGTATTCGCGCGGATCGAGTAAAACAAACTATGATCCTGATGTTTTAACATTTGTACAGGACCAATGTACTACAAAGGATTTTACCATTTGTTTTATCAGTACAACCCCAAAGGTGCAGTTTGGGGGAACATTGTATGGGCTCACTCAGTTTCGAAAGACTTAATCAACTGGGTTGCACTAGAACCAGCAATTTTCCCATCAAAACCCTTTGATAAATATGGATGTTGGTCTGGCTCAGCAACCATGCTTCCTGGTGAAAAGCCCATCATATTATATACTGGAATAGTGACACCTGCACCGGAAAATACCCAAGTACAAAACTATGCTGTTCCTGCTAATTATTCAGATCCTTATCTTCGTGAATGGGTTAAACCAGACAACAATCCTTTGGTCAGTGCCCGTACTGAAAACTCATCTGCATTTCGTGATCCAACCACTGCATGGTTTGACGGTGTCCATTGGAAAATACTGGTAGGTAGCCGAAGAAAACATAGAGGCATTGCTTACTTATATAGAAGTAGAAATTTCATGAAATGGGCAAAGGCCAAACACCCTTTACACTCAAAAGACCGCACTGGAATGTGGGAATGCCCTGATTTTTACCCTGTAGCACTTAAAACAACAAATGGGTTGGACACGTCAGAAAATGGTCAGGAAATTAAGCATGTGTTGAAGGTTAGTTTAGATTCAACTAGATATGAGTACTACACTATTGGAACATACAACCGAGTCAAAGATATCTATGTTCCTGATAACACATCTATTGATGGCTGGGCTGGGCTAAGATATGATTATGGCAACTTCTATGCTTCAAAGACATTCTTTGATCCAAACAAGCAGAGAAGAATCTTGTGGGGTTGGGCTAATGAGTCGGACA
This genomic interval from Apium graveolens cultivar Ventura chromosome 8, ASM990537v1, whole genome shotgun sequence contains the following:
- the LOC141679066 gene encoding beta-fructofuranosidase, insoluble isoenzyme 2, producing MALVISSKYILAILLIIFLDVNIINGVEASHEVFPQLESVSAVNVQLIHRTGYHFQPVKHWINDPNGPMYYKGFYHLFYQYNPKGAVWGNIVWAHSVSKDLINWVALEPAIFPSKPFDKYGCWSGSATMLPGEKPIILYTGIVTPAPENTQVQNYAVPANYSDPYLREWVKPDNNPLVSARTENSSAFRDPTTAWFDGVHWKILVGSRRKHRGIAYLYRSRNFMKWAKAKHPLHSKDRTGMWECPDFYPVALKTTNGLDTSENGQEIKHVLKVSLDSTRYEYYTIGTYNRVKDIYVPDNTSIDGWAGLRYDYGNFYASKTFFDPNKQRRILWGWANESDSKTDDVQKGWAGIQLIPRRLWLDQNGKQLTQWPIEEIEALRGQKVHMGKQVLNMGDLVEVKGITAAQADVDATFSFKSLDKAELFDPNWVNLDAIDVCDLMGSTVKGGLGPFGFATLASEKLEEYTPVFFRIFKAQEKLKVLMCSDAKRSSTAEGLYKPSFAGFVDVQLSDKRISLRSLIDNSVVESFGARGKTCITSRVYPNVAIYDDAHLFVFNNGTEPITIDSLDAWSIKGPSVMNN